A single region of the Methylocystis echinoides genome encodes:
- a CDS encoding efflux transporter outer membrane subunit, which produces MLSFSRESRVLHGFRPAICVAPLLAVTAALLSGCDLAWEKPDLAIPPPATFREAAVSGAKSDASARPLPRGPDFAAKFGSKELTRLVEQAVGDNLDIAAAVARITQADAQARVNSAALWPNIAMQDIARTSRVPGTTTNVASASANITPASTSTGASQQTTASGFKAREFGFFQLGLTASYEIDFWGKNEDASYAARLLANASRFNRDTVEISTVASVINAYLQVLTAQDRLRIARRNLAIAERVNRAIQARFEVGVGSILDTAQQESVVAQQAAIIPPLEQTLRQTRNQLAVLIGQAPESVDVSGGSLTRLKFPQIPPGLPSEMLLRRPDVAEAEARLASQEFSVLQARAAFFPSITLTGQYGLQSALLHNLLRPEAIAWQAASNLAQPIFDGFNLQGQYELQKGRYAELGALYRKQILTALSDTENALIAVREQAAALKAQAAAAAAAQRALTAAEMRLQEGTIDIIALSTTQTTLFQAQDQLAVVRLSYFQAATSLYQALGGGWSPTTRDSEIAQANAAYEADKGIFP; this is translated from the coding sequence GTGCTTTCCTTTTCGCGCGAGTCGCGCGTCCTGCATGGCTTCAGGCCAGCCATCTGTGTCGCGCCCTTGCTGGCTGTGACCGCGGCGCTGCTGTCGGGCTGCGATCTGGCGTGGGAAAAGCCCGACCTCGCCATACCGCCGCCCGCCACCTTCCGTGAAGCCGCAGTGTCAGGGGCCAAGTCCGACGCATCCGCCAGACCCCTGCCGCGCGGGCCGGATTTCGCCGCCAAATTCGGCTCAAAAGAGCTGACGAGACTGGTCGAGCAGGCGGTCGGCGACAATCTCGACATAGCGGCCGCGGTCGCCCGCATCACGCAGGCTGACGCCCAGGCGCGCGTCAACAGCGCGGCGCTGTGGCCCAATATTGCGATGCAGGACATCGCCCGCACGTCTCGGGTGCCGGGCACGACCACCAATGTCGCGTCAGCCAGCGCCAATATAACACCGGCCTCCACCTCGACCGGCGCATCGCAGCAAACGACGGCGTCGGGTTTCAAGGCCCGTGAATTCGGCTTTTTCCAGCTCGGTCTGACCGCAAGCTATGAAATCGATTTCTGGGGGAAGAACGAGGACGCCTCCTATGCGGCGCGACTCCTCGCCAACGCCAGCCGCTTCAATCGCGACACGGTGGAAATCTCGACCGTCGCGTCTGTGATCAACGCCTATTTGCAGGTGCTCACCGCACAGGACCGTCTGCGTATCGCGCGACGCAATCTCGCCATTGCGGAGAGGGTCAATCGTGCGATTCAGGCGCGGTTCGAGGTGGGCGTCGGGAGCATCCTCGACACGGCCCAGCAGGAGAGCGTCGTCGCCCAGCAGGCGGCGATCATTCCGCCGCTCGAACAGACGCTGCGCCAGACCAGGAACCAACTCGCCGTGCTGATCGGCCAGGCGCCGGAAAGCGTCGATGTTTCAGGCGGCTCGCTCACAAGGCTGAAATTCCCGCAGATCCCGCCGGGGCTGCCCTCGGAGATGCTGCTGCGCCGGCCAGACGTGGCGGAGGCCGAGGCGCGACTGGCCTCGCAGGAATTTTCGGTGCTGCAGGCGCGCGCCGCCTTCTTCCCCTCGATCACGCTGACCGGGCAGTATGGGCTTCAGAGCGCACTGTTGCACAATCTGCTGCGCCCCGAGGCGATCGCCTGGCAGGCCGCGAGCAATCTCGCGCAGCCGATCTTCGACGGGTTCAATCTGCAGGGACAGTATGAGTTGCAGAAGGGGCGCTACGCCGAACTTGGGGCGCTTTACAGGAAGCAGATACTGACAGCGCTCTCTGACACGGAGAACGCGCTGATCGCGGTGCGCGAGCAGGCGGCGGCGCTGAAAGCGCAGGCGGCCGCGGCGGCGGCGGCGCAGAGGGCGCTCACGGCGGCGGAGATGCGGTTGCAGGAGGGCACGATCGACATCATCGCTCTGTCGACGACGCAGACGACGCTGTTTCAGGCGCAGGATCAGCTCGCCGTGGTCCGGCTCTCCTATTTTCAGGCGGCGACGAGCCTGTATCAGGCGCTTGGCGGCGGATGGTCCCCGACCACGCGGGACTCTGAAATCGCTCAGGCAAACGCGGCCTATGAGGCCGACAAGGGGATTTTTCCCTGA
- a CDS encoding helix-turn-helix transcriptional regulator, whose translation MTSTTLKNPPTHIVDPTKMTPREAEVYALYRAGLTTRQIAEKLGICQGSVGARLTIAKEKARSQ comes from the coding sequence ATGACCAGCACCACGCTCAAGAACCCGCCGACGCACATCGTCGACCCGACGAAAATGACGCCGCGCGAGGCCGAAGTCTACGCCCTCTATCGCGCCGGGCTGACGACCAGGCAGATCGCCGAGAAGCTCGGCATCTGCCAGGGCAGCGTCGGCGCGCGGCTGACCATCGCCAAGGAGAAAGCGAGGTCGCAATGA
- a CDS encoding CheR family methyltransferase: MTDQNEAGAPPFPLTPVCALGASAGGVAALKNFFAGVAPDLGLAYVVIVHLAPDQPSALTEILASETRMPVAQIDASAELQPNHVYVIPPNRELVISGNGVTARAFTEPRGRRSPIDLFFESVAAAREDGIAILLSGSGSDGALGIRAIKEAGGVIFAQEPSEAEFPMMPDNAIATGVVDFTAPVADLSRHLAEVVKNRHAIRQEKEEDVEHQIQLIVAFLRRRIGHDFSNYKRATIMRRVARRMQVTRQESFADYYRYLQHKKDEAQELLSDLLITVTAFFRDPSAFAALAELVIKPLFDRLEADESIRVWVAGCATGEEAYSIGMLLLEEAARRGAHPVIQIFATDIDEAALMTAREGRYPKSIEADISEERLKRFFVKDDSHYRVKKEMRDLVLFAAHSALKDPPFIKIDLISCRNLLIYLQRELQRQLCVLFHYALKPNGYVFLGSAETMDVAQPYFAPVDRDARIYVALGVPDKVAPVLPQLAPDFGVANRRPPQPVQKESAAGVGHSHATALEKTAPPSVLVDGALKILHLSPNAGRFFRPLEGPFSPELPAQVRPELRVDLKLGLQRAIEKGESSLSVPLPVAFNGDRHLVAMHIAPAQEENMAGQALVFFLDLGKASAPSQGEEPEHVSQAEIKRLRQELSAAQERLSAGAKEYEQATQDLRAANEELQSINEEYRSTAEELETSKEELQSINEELQTVNGELKSKLAAISTAHNDLENLVAATEIGTLFLDPAQRIRFFTPRVHDYFNIGATDIGRLLADFSHRLLYDGLGQDVANVLKNLVPVDKAIKTADGRWVSMQVRPYRTLEDKIDGVVVTFTDITKLKVAEEGLASELRAMTRLQELSTRVMEANRLEEPLGTILAAIIELIGGDFGSIQLFDEATQTLRLVAHRGFGQRFLDHFAVVDASSGSACGIALAKCERVAFEDVEAEPAFAPSFEEARAAGYRAVVSAPLCASSGKLVGMLAVHFKEKHAFTPHELRLVDICARQAADAISVQLLQHELREADRRKDEFLAILAHELRNPLTPIHTTLQVMKRANLPEEEVARLHGLIERQTSHLIRLVDDLLDVARITRGKIELRRQPVDVRSAVTQALETTRPLTEGRRQLVTVALPDEALTVDADPMRLSQVFSNLINNASKFSREGGHIDVSAKRDGEDVIICVRDDGIGFSQGSLAHAFELFNQGDQKSGRGQSGIGVGLALARGIVELHGGTINASSEGAGKGSTFEVRLRMSTGRLHGEDDRSKPPARRDGPAPRVLIVDDKSDVSESLAMLVTSFGGEALSEHDGPSALAAVARFKPDVAILDIGLPGMDGYELAREIRKLPEGNSLVLAALSSWSQPDARARALQAGFDQYFIKPLGTEMLEKLLRSIPRPASSDS; encoded by the coding sequence ATGACAGACCAGAATGAAGCCGGCGCGCCGCCTTTTCCTTTGACGCCGGTCTGTGCGCTGGGCGCCTCGGCCGGCGGCGTCGCTGCGCTCAAGAACTTCTTCGCAGGTGTCGCACCCGACCTCGGCTTGGCCTATGTCGTCATCGTGCATCTTGCCCCCGACCAGCCCAGCGCACTGACAGAGATTCTGGCGAGCGAGACCAGAATGCCGGTCGCTCAGATAGACGCGTCGGCAGAGCTTCAGCCAAATCATGTCTATGTCATTCCGCCCAACCGCGAGCTGGTGATCTCAGGCAATGGCGTGACAGCCCGGGCCTTCACGGAACCGCGTGGCCGTCGTTCGCCGATCGACCTGTTCTTCGAATCGGTCGCCGCGGCGAGAGAGGACGGGATCGCAATCCTTTTGAGCGGATCCGGTTCGGACGGCGCCCTCGGGATCAGAGCCATCAAGGAGGCGGGCGGCGTGATCTTCGCCCAGGAGCCTTCCGAAGCCGAATTTCCGATGATGCCCGATAACGCCATCGCCACGGGCGTTGTCGATTTCACGGCCCCCGTCGCAGATCTCAGCCGGCATCTCGCCGAGGTGGTCAAAAACAGGCACGCCATACGGCAAGAAAAAGAGGAGGACGTCGAGCATCAGATCCAGCTGATCGTCGCCTTCCTGCGGCGGCGCATCGGCCACGACTTCTCGAATTACAAGCGCGCGACGATCATGCGTCGCGTCGCGCGGCGCATGCAGGTGACGCGTCAGGAAAGCTTCGCCGATTACTATCGCTACCTCCAGCACAAAAAGGACGAGGCGCAGGAGCTGCTCTCCGATCTCCTGATCACGGTGACGGCCTTTTTCCGCGATCCGTCGGCCTTCGCAGCGCTCGCCGAACTTGTCATCAAGCCCTTGTTCGACAGGCTCGAAGCTGATGAATCGATCCGGGTGTGGGTTGCCGGCTGCGCCACTGGCGAGGAGGCCTACAGCATCGGCATGCTGCTCCTCGAGGAAGCGGCGCGGCGTGGCGCGCATCCCGTCATCCAGATTTTCGCAACCGACATCGATGAAGCGGCGCTTATGACCGCGCGGGAGGGGCGCTATCCCAAATCGATCGAAGCTGACATTTCGGAGGAGCGCCTGAAGCGTTTCTTCGTGAAGGACGATTCACATTACCGCGTGAAGAAAGAGATGCGCGACCTCGTTCTTTTCGCTGCGCACAGCGCACTGAAGGATCCACCCTTCATCAAGATCGACCTGATCTCCTGTCGCAACCTGCTAATCTATCTGCAACGCGAATTACAGCGCCAGCTTTGCGTATTGTTCCATTACGCCCTGAAGCCCAACGGCTATGTGTTTCTCGGTTCGGCCGAGACGATGGATGTTGCCCAGCCTTATTTCGCGCCAGTAGACCGCGACGCCCGCATCTATGTCGCCCTCGGCGTCCCCGACAAGGTGGCGCCCGTCCTACCGCAGCTCGCGCCAGATTTCGGCGTCGCAAACCGTCGCCCGCCACAGCCTGTCCAGAAAGAATCGGCCGCCGGCGTCGGGCATTCACACGCGACGGCGCTCGAAAAGACCGCCCCGCCCAGCGTGCTCGTCGATGGCGCGCTCAAGATCCTGCATCTCTCGCCGAACGCCGGCCGATTCTTTCGGCCATTGGAAGGGCCCTTCAGTCCCGAGTTGCCGGCGCAGGTCAGGCCCGAGCTCAGAGTCGATCTGAAACTCGGCTTGCAGCGGGCCATCGAGAAAGGCGAGTCATCCCTGAGCGTGCCGCTGCCGGTCGCCTTCAACGGGGATAGGCATCTCGTCGCCATGCATATCGCGCCGGCGCAGGAAGAGAACATGGCCGGACAGGCCCTGGTGTTTTTCCTGGATCTCGGCAAGGCGTCTGCGCCGTCGCAGGGGGAAGAGCCCGAACATGTCAGCCAGGCCGAGATCAAGCGTCTGCGCCAGGAGTTGAGCGCCGCTCAGGAGCGGTTGAGCGCCGGCGCAAAGGAATATGAGCAGGCGACGCAGGACCTGCGGGCGGCCAACGAGGAATTGCAGTCGATCAACGAAGAATATCGCTCCACCGCCGAGGAGCTGGAAACCAGCAAGGAAGAGCTGCAATCGATCAATGAGGAGCTGCAGACGGTCAATGGCGAGCTGAAAAGCAAGCTCGCCGCCATTTCGACCGCGCACAATGACCTCGAGAATCTCGTCGCAGCCACCGAGATCGGCACGCTGTTCCTGGATCCCGCACAGCGTATCAGGTTTTTCACGCCGCGCGTGCACGACTATTTCAACATCGGCGCCACCGATATCGGCCGGTTGCTCGCGGACTTCAGCCACCGCCTTCTCTACGATGGTCTCGGGCAGGACGTGGCCAATGTTCTGAAGAATCTGGTTCCCGTCGACAAGGCCATCAAGACGGCGGATGGTCGATGGGTCTCCATGCAGGTGCGGCCCTATCGCACGCTCGAAGACAAGATCGACGGCGTCGTCGTCACCTTCACGGACATCACCAAGCTGAAGGTCGCCGAGGAGGGGCTTGCGTCCGAACTGCGCGCCATGACCCGCCTGCAGGAACTAAGCACCCGTGTCATGGAGGCCAATCGGCTGGAAGAGCCGTTGGGCACAATCCTCGCGGCGATCATCGAATTGATCGGCGGCGATTTCGGCAGCATCCAGCTGTTCGACGAGGCCACACAGACGCTGCGGCTTGTCGCGCATCGGGGGTTCGGCCAGCGTTTTCTCGATCACTTTGCCGTCGTCGACGCCTCCTCTGGCTCGGCCTGCGGCATCGCGCTCGCCAAATGCGAACGCGTCGCCTTTGAGGATGTGGAGGCCGAGCCGGCGTTCGCGCCGAGCTTCGAAGAAGCGCGAGCGGCCGGCTATCGCGCGGTCGTTTCGGCGCCTCTCTGCGCGTCTTCGGGGAAGCTCGTCGGGATGCTGGCGGTGCATTTCAAGGAGAAACACGCGTTCACCCCGCATGAACTGCGGCTCGTGGATATTTGCGCCCGGCAGGCGGCGGACGCGATCAGCGTTCAGCTGCTGCAACATGAACTTCGCGAGGCGGATCGCCGGAAGGATGAGTTCCTTGCCATCCTCGCCCATGAGCTCCGCAATCCGCTCACGCCAATCCACACTACGCTGCAGGTGATGAAACGCGCCAATCTCCCCGAAGAGGAAGTCGCGCGTCTTCATGGACTGATTGAAAGACAGACCTCGCATCTCATCCGTCTCGTCGACGATCTCCTCGATGTGGCGCGGATTACGCGCGGCAAGATCGAGTTGCGCCGGCAGCCGGTCGATGTGAGGTCCGCCGTCACCCAGGCGCTGGAGACGACGCGTCCGCTGACTGAAGGCAGACGACAGCTTGTCACTGTCGCGCTGCCGGACGAGGCGCTCACCGTCGACGCCGACCCCATGCGACTGTCGCAGGTCTTCTCGAACCTTATCAATAACGCATCCAAGTTCTCGCGAGAGGGAGGGCATATCGACGTCTCAGCCAAACGGGACGGCGAGGATGTGATCATCTGCGTGCGCGACGACGGCATCGGCTTTTCGCAAGGAAGCCTTGCGCATGCATTTGAGCTCTTCAACCAGGGAGACCAGAAGTCGGGCCGAGGGCAGAGCGGGATCGGTGTTGGCCTGGCGCTAGCGCGCGGGATCGTCGAGTTGCATGGCGGAACTATCAACGCGTCGAGCGAGGGAGCCGGCAAAGGCAGCACCTTTGAAGTCAGGCTGCGCATGTCGACTGGGCGCCTTCATGGCGAGGATGATCGGAGCAAGCCCCCCGCGCGCCGTGATGGCCCTGCGCCGCGCGTTCTGATCGTTGACGACAAGTCGGACGTCTCCGAGAGTCTCGCGATGCTCGTCACATCCTTCGGGGGGGAAGCGCTCAGCGAACACGACGGACCTTCGGCGCTTGCAGCTGTCGCGCGATTCAAGCCGGATGTCGCCATCCTGGACATCGGCTTGCCCGGCATGGACGGCTACGAATTGGCGCGCGAGATCCGGAAACTGCCGGAGGGCAATTCTCTGGTTCTGGCGGCGCTCAGCAGCTGGAGCCAGCCCGACGCCCGTGCGCGTGCCCTGCAAGCGGGTTTCGATCAATATTTCATCAAGCCTCTGGGAACGGAAATGCTGGAAAAACTACTGCGGTCTATCCCTCGTCCAGCATCTAGTGATTCCTGA
- a CDS encoding DUF2493 domain-containing protein has product MKVLVCGGRTYSDRVRLFAALDQLHQQHGFTQVIHGGAQGADQLAEVWARSRQIPYRRFGALWETHGRKAGVIRNH; this is encoded by the coding sequence ATGAAGGTGCTCGTCTGCGGCGGCCGCACCTATTCCGACCGCGTGCGGCTGTTCGCCGCCCTCGACCAGCTGCACCAGCAGCACGGCTTCACGCAGGTCATCCACGGCGGCGCGCAGGGCGCCGACCAGCTCGCCGAGGTGTGGGCGCGCTCCCGCCAGATCCCCTACCGCCGGTTCGGGGCGCTGTGGGAGACGCACGGCCGCAAGGCCGGAGTGATCAGGAATCACTAG
- a CDS encoding PQQ-dependent sugar dehydrogenase yields MMFGRMGWMVVGAAGLAGALAAAMAAAETVSSKTGVEAFSDWRGDAPGVWRHIRPQDLPPPLASAPKAERSQIAPRPQGALPKTLDGFSVETFAEGLSGPRVLRFAPNGDLFVTESNAGRIRAFHLADGRLEPARSKIFAADLERPYGLAFYPPGPDPKYLYVGAVSKILRFPYRKGDLEAIGPAEVVATLPRSDTGHWTRDLVFSRDGKTLFVAVGSRSNVADGHARPSAAEVADLEARNGVGASDGPELERADVLAFDPDGTNRRVYATGLRNCSGLRLRPDSDELWCVVNERDMLGDDLPPDYATHVEKGAFYGWPWYYIGAHEDPRHAGARPDLATKITTPDVLLQPHSAPLGLAFYNADQFPATFRGDAFVALHGSWNRATRTGYKVVRLRFRDGRPTGEYQDFLTGFVLDDARVWGRPVDVAVAPDGSLLVSEDANGVIYRIAHAKETP; encoded by the coding sequence ATGATGTTTGGGCGGATGGGCTGGATGGTGGTTGGCGCGGCGGGTCTCGCGGGCGCTCTTGCGGCCGCCATGGCCGCCGCGGAGACCGTGTCGAGCAAGACGGGCGTCGAGGCCTTCAGCGACTGGCGCGGAGACGCGCCGGGCGTCTGGCGGCATATCCGGCCGCAGGATTTGCCGCCTCCGCTCGCCAGCGCGCCGAAGGCCGAGCGCTCCCAGATCGCGCCGCGCCCGCAAGGCGCCTTGCCGAAGACGCTCGATGGTTTCTCGGTCGAAACCTTCGCCGAGGGTCTCAGTGGTCCCCGCGTCCTGCGCTTTGCGCCAAACGGCGATCTGTTCGTCACCGAAAGCAATGCGGGACGCATCCGGGCTTTTCATCTCGCCGACGGCAGGCTCGAGCCGGCGCGAAGTAAGATTTTCGCCGCCGATCTCGAACGCCCCTATGGGCTCGCCTTCTACCCTCCTGGTCCCGACCCGAAATATCTCTATGTCGGCGCCGTTTCGAAAATTCTGCGCTTTCCCTATCGCAAGGGCGATCTCGAGGCGATCGGGCCGGCGGAGGTCGTCGCGACGCTGCCGCGAAGCGATACGGGGCACTGGACGCGCGACCTCGTCTTTTCTCGCGATGGAAAGACGCTCTTTGTCGCCGTCGGCTCCAGATCGAATGTCGCCGACGGCCATGCGCGTCCCTCCGCGGCGGAAGTGGCTGATCTCGAGGCGCGCAACGGCGTCGGCGCGAGCGATGGCCCGGAACTGGAGCGCGCCGACGTGCTGGCCTTCGATCCCGACGGGACGAATCGACGGGTCTATGCAACCGGCCTTCGAAACTGTTCCGGTCTTCGACTGCGGCCTGATTCCGACGAGCTATGGTGCGTGGTGAATGAGCGCGACATGCTCGGCGACGATCTGCCGCCCGATTATGCGACGCATGTCGAAAAGGGCGCCTTCTATGGTTGGCCCTGGTATTACATCGGCGCGCATGAAGATCCCCGCCACGCCGGCGCCCGGCCGGATCTCGCGACGAAGATCACGACGCCCGACGTTTTGCTTCAGCCTCATTCCGCGCCGCTGGGACTGGCGTTCTACAACGCTGATCAGTTTCCGGCGACGTTCAGGGGCGACGCTTTCGTCGCCCTGCATGGCTCCTGGAACCGGGCCACCCGCACCGGCTACAAGGTCGTGCGTCTGAGGTTCAGGGACGGCAGGCCGACCGGAGAATATCAGGATTTCCTCACGGGTTTCGTTCTCGACGACGCGCGCGTCTGGGGTCGCCCGGTCGACGTTGCCGTTGCGCCGGATGGTTCGCTGCTCGTCAGCGAAGACGCCAATGGCGTCATTTACAGGATCGCCCACGCGAAAGAGACGCCGTGA
- a CDS encoding chemotaxis protein CheB, translating to MDNRDILAIGASAGGLDALRFLVSRFAGDLAASVVVTLHLPAEFPSQLDRILTSAGPLRATFAADDERLLRGRIYLAPPARHLLVAGDRLQLGSGPRENHARPAIDPMLRSVAVCCGARAIGVVLTGTMSDGAAGLCALKECGGLTVIQDPADAAYAGMPQAALRRSRPDRIAPLSELPKLLQDLVQQIRGEQRPAPAQMRVEVAIARGEQIGIQDMDSLGSRSTFTCPDCGGVLWEIEKGGLLRYRCHLGHAYTAELVGSAQEDGSRDALSKTLRALRERLLLARRLEGEAVDKGWEDEARYWRQKLEQGEEQFAIVADALQKMHETSARTAED from the coding sequence ATGGACAACCGCGACATTCTGGCGATTGGCGCCTCCGCCGGTGGCCTCGACGCCTTGCGCTTTCTCGTCAGCCGGTTTGCAGGAGATTTGGCGGCTTCAGTGGTCGTCACCCTTCATCTGCCCGCGGAGTTTCCCTCCCAGCTGGACCGGATCCTGACCTCGGCGGGGCCGCTGCGGGCGACCTTCGCTGCTGACGACGAACGTCTCCTGAGGGGACGCATTTACCTCGCGCCGCCAGCCCGCCATCTCCTCGTTGCTGGTGATCGACTCCAGCTTGGGTCTGGGCCGCGTGAGAATCACGCCCGCCCCGCCATCGATCCTATGCTTCGCTCAGTTGCTGTATGCTGCGGAGCCCGCGCCATTGGCGTGGTCCTGACCGGCACCATGAGTGACGGCGCCGCGGGTCTGTGCGCGTTGAAAGAATGCGGCGGCCTCACCGTCATTCAGGATCCGGCTGACGCCGCCTATGCGGGGATGCCGCAGGCCGCCCTACGCCGATCGAGGCCAGACCGGATTGCGCCGCTGAGCGAACTTCCCAAGCTGCTGCAGGATCTTGTTCAGCAAATTCGGGGCGAACAGAGACCCGCCCCGGCACAAATGAGGGTGGAAGTGGCCATCGCGCGGGGCGAGCAGATCGGCATTCAGGATATGGATTCGCTTGGCTCGCGCTCAACCTTCACCTGCCCGGACTGCGGCGGCGTCCTGTGGGAGATCGAGAAAGGCGGTCTTCTTCGCTACCGGTGTCATCTTGGCCACGCCTATACCGCCGAGCTTGTCGGGTCGGCGCAGGAGGACGGGTCCAGGGACGCCCTGTCGAAGACGCTGAGGGCGCTGAGAGAGCGCCTGCTGCTCGCACGGCGATTGGAAGGGGAGGCGGTGGACAAGGGCTGGGAGGACGAAGCACGATACTGGCGTCAGAAGCTTGAGCAGGGCGAAGAGCAGTTTGCAATCGTCGCCGATGCGTTACAGAAAATGCACGAAACCAGCGCGCGAACCGCGGAGGATTAG
- a CDS encoding tyrosine-type recombinase/integrase, translating into MLSIYLDDHVATPEVVAKRTATGSIARLNEFFGGMKLAEVTEQSCAAYVAWRIKVGKTRNGSEPGGGARRDLQTLKAAINLHAKKGYHLAVVAVSMPAAGLARQLWLERDELAKLLWVCHRTREIQEGVETKKRPLAHLVRVLLLGVYTGSRPGAIFNAAWIDQLRPSHVDLERGVFHRHASGRAETNKRQPTVRMPTRLVSHLRRSRAADAGKNQPYVVQFDGMPVKNVKTALTRACELAGIRRITVYTLRHTCAAWLVSKGVSTRMVAEYLGASEQMIIKHYTHLSPDYQKHVTDALGRR; encoded by the coding sequence GTGTTGAGCATTTATCTCGACGACCATGTGGCGACGCCGGAGGTGGTCGCAAAGCGCACCGCGACCGGCTCGATTGCGCGTTTGAATGAGTTCTTCGGCGGCATGAAGCTCGCCGAGGTCACGGAGCAGAGCTGCGCCGCCTATGTCGCGTGGCGGATCAAGGTGGGCAAGACCCGCAACGGTTCGGAGCCCGGCGGCGGCGCGCGGCGCGACCTGCAGACGCTCAAGGCGGCGATCAATTTGCACGCCAAGAAAGGCTATCACCTGGCCGTCGTCGCGGTGTCGATGCCGGCGGCCGGTCTCGCCCGTCAGCTGTGGTTGGAGCGCGACGAGCTCGCGAAGCTCTTGTGGGTCTGCCACCGCACCCGCGAGATTCAGGAAGGCGTCGAAACGAAAAAGCGCCCGCTCGCCCATCTGGTGCGCGTGCTGCTGCTCGGCGTCTACACGGGCAGCCGGCCCGGCGCGATCTTCAACGCCGCCTGGATTGATCAGCTTCGGCCGTCCCATGTCGATCTGGAGCGCGGGGTGTTTCACCGCCACGCCTCTGGCCGCGCCGAGACGAACAAGCGCCAGCCGACGGTGCGGATGCCGACGCGGCTCGTCTCGCACCTGCGGCGCTCGCGCGCGGCCGACGCGGGCAAGAACCAGCCCTATGTGGTGCAGTTCGACGGCATGCCGGTGAAAAACGTGAAGACCGCCCTGACCCGCGCCTGCGAATTGGCCGGGATCAGGCGCATCACCGTCTACACGCTGCGCCACACCTGCGCGGCGTGGCTGGTCTCAAAAGGGGTCTCGACCCGCATGGTCGCCGAATATCTCGGCGCCAGCGAGCAGATGATCATCAAGCACTACACTCACCTGTCTCCCGACTATCAAAAGCACGTCACCGACGCGCTCGGTCGGCGCTGA
- a CDS encoding efflux RND transporter periplasmic adaptor subunit: MSSDLAAARRHEGSWRPGLPRGRIGLLALISALGLAGAYFGVSRNAATPAADARAAGRGAATRVTAGDVIQSDFPLILSGLGTVTPSATALVKPRIAGHLTEVNFTEAQNVKAGDVIASVDARPYHLALAQAEGQMQKDLALLQNAERDLVRYETLSHKMKGVISAQQIDTQRALISQYKGTVAIDRALVEQARLNLSYCRIVSPIDGRLGLRHIDKGNYVQPGDANGVAVVTLLTPITVVFTIPENHLPDVLKKFRAGDTPTVVAYDHDRTHELARGRLIAIDNQIDPSSGTIKLRAEFPNQDERLFPNQFVNADLLLDTLRDVALAPVAAVQQGARGPFVYTVTAEKTVQSRPVKLGPSGAERVVIEEGLRPGERVVTEGADRLRDGAAVTTASEREGDAARPPAKPRAS, translated from the coding sequence ATGAGTTCCGACCTCGCCGCCGCGCGCCGCCACGAGGGGTCGTGGAGACCCGGCCTTCCCCGCGGCCGCATCGGCCTGCTGGCGCTCATCTCCGCTCTGGGTCTCGCAGGGGCGTATTTTGGCGTGTCGCGGAACGCCGCCACGCCCGCAGCCGACGCCAGGGCGGCGGGGCGCGGCGCGGCGACGCGCGTTACGGCGGGCGACGTCATCCAGAGCGACTTTCCGCTGATCCTCTCCGGCCTCGGCACGGTGACGCCTTCCGCCACGGCGCTCGTGAAGCCGCGGATCGCCGGCCATCTCACCGAGGTGAATTTCACCGAGGCGCAGAATGTAAAGGCCGGCGACGTGATCGCCAGCGTCGACGCCCGCCCCTATCACCTCGCCCTCGCCCAGGCGGAGGGCCAGATGCAGAAGGATCTCGCGCTCCTACAAAACGCAGAGAGGGATCTCGTCCGTTACGAAACGCTCAGCCACAAGATGAAAGGCGTGATTTCCGCGCAGCAGATCGACACGCAGCGCGCCCTGATCAGCCAGTACAAAGGCACGGTGGCGATCGACCGCGCGCTCGTCGAGCAGGCGCGTTTGAACCTCTCCTATTGCCGGATCGTCTCCCCGATCGACGGGCGACTCGGCCTGCGTCACATCGACAAGGGCAATTATGTGCAGCCCGGAGACGCCAATGGCGTCGCCGTCGTCACCCTGCTGACGCCGATCACCGTCGTCTTCACCATCCCTGAAAACCATCTCCCCGACGTCTTGAAAAAATTCCGCGCGGGCGACACGCCGACGGTCGTCGCCTATGACCACGACCGCACGCACGAACTCGCGCGCGGACGCCTGATCGCCATAGACAACCAGATCGACCCCTCCTCCGGAACAATCAAGCTGCGCGCGGAATTCCCCAATCAAGACGAGCGGCTGTTTCCCAATCAGTTCGTCAACGCCGATCTCCTTCTGGACACATTGCGCGATGTCGCCCTCGCGCCGGTCGCGGCCGTGCAGCAGGGCGCGAGGGGGCCGTTCGTCTATACGGTCACGGCGGAAAAGACGGTCCAGTCACGACCCGTGAAACTCGGCCCGTCTGGCGCCGAGCGGGTCGTGATAGAGGAAGGCTTGCGTCCTGGCGAAAGAGTGGTGACCGAAGGCGCGGACCGTCTGCGAGACGGCGCCGCGGTGACGACCGCCAGCGAACGCGAGGGCGACGCCGCGCGCCCGCCGGCAAAGCCGCGCGCATCGTGA